From Desulfonatronum thioautotrophicum, the proteins below share one genomic window:
- a CDS encoding DUF4214 domain-containing protein, which translates to MIFLVPGIAQGSQSVTLEVAWEYDPPAGKQVVAYALYKERRIACTVPAPTASPLQCRVDVTRPGPTSFTLTAIFADGSESVHSPPYLVLLPEELFEERLAWDARLWIASFYVAYWGRAADPGGMDYWLDLVHHGVLDIPAVAENFALSDEARAMHPYLNSPEIATDADRVAFVQGVYANLFNRDVASDDEGVRYWAEVLRTGQIPPGLVIGYMIHAAIQADSQDWLTLRNKIRVAEHFTKRFQSLGRPWQSNDTFLARQALIGVTHNSASVIVARFRIKYLLSR; encoded by the coding sequence ATGATTTTTTTGGTGCCTGGAATCGCCCAGGGGAGCCAGTCCGTGACCCTTGAGGTGGCCTGGGAGTATGATCCGCCGGCGGGCAAGCAGGTCGTGGCCTATGCCCTGTACAAGGAGCGGAGGATTGCCTGCACGGTTCCGGCCCCGACAGCCTCACCCCTGCAATGCCGCGTTGATGTCACCCGACCTGGTCCGACATCATTCACTCTGACGGCCATTTTCGCCGATGGCTCCGAGAGCGTGCATTCCCCACCGTATCTGGTATTGCTCCCCGAGGAATTGTTTGAAGAGCGTCTGGCGTGGGATGCAAGGCTCTGGATCGCCTCGTTTTACGTTGCCTATTGGGGGCGGGCGGCCGACCCGGGCGGAATGGATTACTGGCTGGATTTGGTGCACCATGGGGTATTGGATATTCCGGCCGTTGCGGAGAATTTTGCCCTGTCCGACGAGGCCAGGGCCATGCATCCCTACCTCAACTCTCCTGAAATCGCTACGGATGCCGATCGGGTCGCCTTTGTCCAAGGTGTCTACGCCAACCTGTTCAACCGGGACGTGGCAAGTGATGACGAAGGCGTGCGCTATTGGGCGGAGGTGCTTCGCACGGGACAGATTCCGCCCGGCCTGGTAATCGGATACATGATCCATGCGGCCATTCAGGCGGACTCCCAGGACTGGTTGACCCTCCGAAACAAGATCCGGGTCGCTGAGCATTTTACCAAGCGTTTTCAGTCTCTGGGACGCCCCTGGCAATCCAACGATACCTTCCTGGCCCGACAGGCCCTGATAGGCGTTACCCACAACTCGGCCAGTGTGATCGTGGCCAGATTTCGCATAAAATACCTGCTCTCGCGCTAG